From Micromonospora auratinigra:
CGCCGGAGGCGGCGGCCACCCGGTGCCCGGCGGCGGCGAGGGCCGCGCCGAGCACGGCACCGACCCGGCCGGCGCCGAGCACGCCGACGGTGAGGGTACGGGGAAAGACCAGCGGGGCGCCGGGGGCGGCCGGGCGCGCGCGCAGCGGTGCGCTCATGGCAACGATCCAGTCCTCGAAGGGGGTACCGGTCGATCGCAAGTATGCGTCCCGGTCACGGAGCCGGAACAAGGGTGTGTGAAAACCTTCACCGGTCGACGGAGGAGCCGTGCCGGGCGGCGCTTCCCGCAGCGGGCGGTTACCGTGCCGGGCGGCGCGGCCCGGGGCCGGTGGTTACCGTGCCGGCCCGGCCGGACGGCCCGTACCGTCGGCGGGTGACCTCGACCGAGCGGCTGCCCTGGCGGGTGGCGATGGACCGGGCCCTCTACGGGCCGGGTGGCTTCTTCGTCTCCGGCGCCGGACCGGCCGCCCACTTCCGCACCAGCGTGCACGCCTCCCCGGTCCTCGCCACCGCCCTGCTGCGCCTGCTCACCTCGCTCGACCGCGCCCTCGGGCAGCCGCCGGTCCTCGACGTGGTGGACGTCGGCGCGGGCCGCGGGGAACTGCTCCGCGCCCTGCTCGCCGGGCTGCCCGGGGAGCCCGCCACGCCCCGCGCTCCGGTCGCCGGGCTGCGCGGGGAGCAGGGCGCCGGCCCGGTGCCGCTCGCCGACCGGGTACGCCTCACCGCCGTCGAGAAGGCACCGCGTCCGGCGGACCTGCCCGCCGAGGTCCACTGGACCGAGGAGGTCCCGCCGGGCATCACCGGCCTGCTGCTGGCCACCGAGTGGCTGGACAACGTCCCGCTCGACCTGGCCGTAGGGACCGAGGACGGCTACCGCTACCTGCACGTCGACCCGACCACCGGCGCGGAGCACCCGGGCCCCCCGCTCACTCCGCCCGACCTGGCCTGGCTGACCCGGTGGTGGCCCGTCCCGTTGACCAAGGAGTTCGCGTCAGGATCCGGCCCCGAATCTGACGCGAACTCCTTGATCAACGCGGCGGGCCGGCGGGTGGAGATCGGGCGGGGGCGGGACGAGGCGTGGGCGGCGGCGGTGGGGCGGGTCGAGCGGGGGGTGGCGCTGGCCGTCGACTACGGGCACCTGCGGGACGGGCGGCCGGTGGGCGGGACGTTGACCGGGTATCGGAGTGGACGGCAGGTGCCACCGGTGCCGGACGGGTCCTGCGACGTCACCGCGCACGTCGCCATGGACTCGGTCGCCTCCGCCGGTGAGCGCATTGCCGGGTGCGCGTACACCCTGGTGTCGCAGCGCGACGCGCTGCGGGCGCTCGGGGCCGACGGCGGGCGACCGCCGCTGAGCCTGGCCTCCCGCGACCCGGCCGG
This genomic window contains:
- a CDS encoding SAM-dependent methyltransferase, yielding MDRALYGPGGFFVSGAGPAAHFRTSVHASPVLATALLRLLTSLDRALGQPPVLDVVDVGAGRGELLRALLAGLPGEPATPRAPVAGLRGEQGAGPVPLADRVRLTAVEKAPRPADLPAEVHWTEEVPPGITGLLLATEWLDNVPLDLAVGTEDGYRYLHVDPTTGAEHPGPPLTPPDLAWLTRWWPVPLTKEFASGSGPESDANSLINAAGRRVEIGRGRDEAWAAAVGRVERGVALAVDYGHLRDGRPVGGTLTGYRSGRQVPPVPDGSCDVTAHVAMDSVASAGERIAGCAYTLVSQRDALRALGADGGRPPLSLASRDPAGYLRALATASAAAELTDPAGLGGHWWLCQPVDVAFEPLVAR